From a region of the Theobroma cacao cultivar B97-61/B2 chromosome 8, Criollo_cocoa_genome_V2, whole genome shotgun sequence genome:
- the LOC18592419 gene encoding probable receptor-like serine/threonine-protein kinase At5g57670, which translates to MKMVQNGFVGEEETVSSGGGTVVVGVKLDSPSRELLTWALVKVAQPGDSVIALHVLGNNEIVDRDGKSSLLSLVKAFDSVLAVYEGFCNLKQVDLKLKICRGSSIRKILVREAKSYSATKLIVGTAAKLHKIRSSTSVAKYCAKKLTKNCSVLAVHNGKVLFQREGSPAGTFGSQGSEDHKRNSLLNAIQRTMTLNKNSRVLSEGNANAETNLNSDETNDKNLEQALSKARSGSLESDPKKNCSICGSGNKLLLHNSCHQSAKESSADDANDGNQSLAIVPVQKAEATSSSISMLIKQLPEIRPGWPLLRRAVLSDLQQQVPDRSSLRQISVVQWVMRLPSRRTLFLANSDQKQEGCTQSEYKSSSFDGESGAIVPVGTENVIAPPSPDQNSRNLPKELEGLHEKYSATCRLFKYQELVSATSNFLAENFIGKGGSSQVYRGCLRDGKELAVKILKPSEDVLKEFVLEIEILTTLHHKNIISLLGFCYEDDNLLLVYDLLSRGSLEENLHGNKKDPGAFGWSERYNVALGVAEALDYLHTNSEHPVIHRDIKSSNILLSDDFEPQLSDFGLAKWVSASSSHITCTDVAGTFGYLAPEYFMYGKVNDKIDVYAFGVVLLELLSGRKPISNDYPKGQESLVMWAKPILSGGKVSQLLDPSLGDGYDRDQMERMVLAATLCIRRAPRARPQMSVVWKLLQGDADVTKWARLQVNASEGSDALDGEACPRSNLQSHLSLALLDVEDDSLSVSSIEQSVSLEDYLNGRWSRSSSFD; encoded by the exons TGGCAACAATG AAATCGTGGATCGAGATGGGAAGTCTTCGCTTTTATCGCTTGTCAAAGCGTTTGACTCTGTTCTTGCCGTCTACGAAGGATTCTGTAATTTGAAACAG GTGGATCTCAAACTTAAGATATGCAGAGGTTCTTCAATTCGTAAAATTTTAGTGAGAGAAGCAAAATCTTATTCTGCAACTAAGCTTATAGTTGGAACAGCCGCCAAACTCCATAAAATCCGGTCATCGACATCGGTAGCTAAGTACTGTGCTAAGAAACTAACAAAAAACTGTTCAGTTCTTGCTGTTCATAATGGGAAAGTTTTGTTCCAGAGAGAGGGCTCTCCAGCTGGTACTTTTGGTTCAcaag GAAGTGAAGATCATAAAAGAAATAGCTTGCTTAATGCAATTCAGCGAACAATGACATTGAACAAAAATTCTAGAGTATTAAGTGAAGGAAATGCCAATGCCGAAACCAATCTGAATTCTGATGAAACCAACGACAAAAATTTGGAGCAGGCCTTATCAAAAGCCCGTTCAGGCAGCTTGGAGAGTGATCCAAAGAAAAATTGCTCGATTTGTGGATCTGGTAATAAGTTGTTGCTACATAATTCTTGTCACCAATCTGCAAAAGAGTCTTCTGCTGATGATGCTAACGATGGAAACCAATCGTTGGCTATAGTGCCAGTGCAAAAGGCTGAGGCTACGTCCAGTTCGATTTCCATGTTGATCAAACAGTTGCCTGAAATCAGACCCGGTTGGCCTTTACTTCGTCGTGCAGTTTTGTCAGACCTACAACAACAAGTTCCTGACCGGTCTTCATTGAGGCAGATATCTGTGGTTCAGTGGGTGATGCGGCTGCCCTCTAGGCGTACTCTGTTTCTTGCCAATTCGGATCAGAAACAAGAAGGTTGCACTCAGAGTGAATATAAGTCCTCTAGTTTTGATGGAGAAAGCGGTGCAATTGTTCCAGTTGGTACGGAGAATGTCATTGCTCCACCTTCTCCTGATCAAAACTCAAGAAACCTGCCAAAAGAATTGGAGGGTCTCCATGAAAAATACTCTGCAACTTGCAGATTATTTAAGTACCAAGAACTCGTCTCAGCAACATCAAATTTCTTGGCTG aaaattttattggaaaaGGAGGTAGTAGTCAGGTTTATAGAGGTTGCCTTAGAGACGGCAAGGAACTCGCTGTGAAAATTCTAAAGCCTTCTGAAGATGTATTGAAGGAGtttgttttggaaattgagatTCTTACTACATTACATCATAAGAACATTATTTCCCTCTTGGGTTTTTGCTATGAGGATGACAATCTTCTCTTggtttatgatttattatcaAGAGGAAGCCTTGAAGAAAACCTTCATG GTAATAAGAAGGATCCTGGTGCATTTGGTTGGAGTGAAAGATACAATGTGGCACTTGGGGTAGCGGAGGCCTTAGATTATCTGCATACTAACAGTGAGCACCCTGTAATCCACAGGGATATTAAATCCTCTAACATACTACTGTCTGATGATTTTGAGCCACAG CTCTCAGATTTTGGACTTGCTAAATGGGTATCAGCCTCTTCATCACATATAACCTGCACAGATGTTGCAGGAACCTTTGG CTATTTGGCTCCTGAGTACTTCATGTATGGCAAAGTAAACGACAAGATTGATGTTTATGCATTTGGTGTTGTGCTGCTTGAGCTTCTTTCTGGAAGAAAACCTATAAGCAATGACTATCCAAAAGGCCAAGAGAGCTTGGTCATGTGG GCAAAACCAATTTTAAGTGGTGGCAAGGTTTCCCAATTATTAGACCCAAGCTTGGGTGATGGCTATGATCGTGACCAGATGGAGAGGATGGTTCTCGCTGCCACGCTTTGTATTAGACGTGCCCCACGTGCAAGACCTCAAATGAGTGTG GTTTGGAAGCTCCTTCAAGGCGATGCTGATGTGACAAAGTGGGCAAGGCTCCAGGTGAATGCCTCGGAAGGATCTGACGCGTTGGATGGTGAAGCTTGTCCCAGGTCTAACCTCCAATCCCATCTTAGCCTTGCATTGCTTGATGTGGAGGACGATTCACTCTCCGTGAGCAGCATTGAGCAATCTGTGTCATTAGAGGACTACCTGAATGGTAGGTGGAGCCGTTCATCAAGCTTCGACTAA
- the LOC18592420 gene encoding LOW QUALITY PROTEIN: uncharacterized protein At1g21580 (The sequence of the model RefSeq protein was modified relative to this genomic sequence to represent the inferred CDS: inserted 1 base in 1 codon), whose amino-acid sequence MDPSSYVNHHHHHHHQQNNHTRYAPLSPPLHLLSPPPSPLPPPLPPHAPPYQQSPNNLYPSRYHVPPPQPPPQLAPPPPPPQQPQQQPYHPLPAPPPSVQRQQHPNHHPYNPQHPQYTFNPNFNSNPKPNNVSHQFHDFPQRRVPEFDTRPEYWPDNRASRPHSVSSLDREARYHQFDRRPASLAVDRYRHDVEGSSRYRALELNLRERPELGRVHSDNWIPDRASRDFGIVSMGFESNSNNSGFCHKVAENVRWGSRLLDQLIDNGNNEINERDEMRVFSRKIDYYQESELERFSDRGSSREDSHEFNRAPRKQIQKKSALLRIQKAQQNHRNREDERSHYMGYNNEGKTGSFRGKDLVLHSDHGLEERERKVSPVELDVSFKSNSLVAKAIVAPSSSSPVSDLNVKPRTSKIRKVMIFDKANESRAKLDVSTSVLNSGSGSEDSKQSAGKVKSCGIGNVHDGVTKPSSKRTNVSLRNGKFERSCKVTVKLDDLTCVTEETPITDKKPESLEGKGTIPCIGNMRDGGLQTCSDRANVSVRENKVEGTLKSTLSDKSGASVGKPSSLKATKKKKIVRKVEKKVTNSPLNLANSKSPKSCDQPVKADTSTYCLSAISVADKSVTPPKMKIASAAGCSAGAVGLECCPKESALLLEYEKVTGASKDVVSKEVGTDVDPGSSVAPKIKRKRNSSTLPLRSSGHEESKVDQRFVNSDNSVFGLRIVSNIKEDRTETLNESITSRAFSVEDIDKQFYHSESNNDGLLRSEDINVHEDIVDIGSSSVAMHGTPGFECGSSNTQEINIACDIGNVNSGSKQACATAGNPVVEDGTTGRLPEANCSAGSNKMPHLPCSEETQINSGSIYADCSNHNRSTIHTPDIGYVNSGESNCEIGDDFVKHLVSSTLSLGNCGAERIPNAAESPECTAGSADVLTSANCLDTTIITSGVNSAPPEVMVSDFGWLDTFREVSASADGKSPENKKRKISTSSSDVTASVINEGVAVSNISKSAVQLPSNFTDDQLQLEQAVKVSSIDGLHKEGIDLLLVNSSVVGPSQAVGFFRDAYKINHPRIDPCSAFIESVAPSSPCLHLLKLGGDQLSTATQVSAQNNHQIVAMDIEGDDRGKVHVGTAEEQKFISSEVSQCRITPEHMSSSLDQRLPSTDVEDDNHIPLKDDLPSALISLVFGVDANEVSATNSNDEVMPAPDIVSDVGSPYNHDNFVISASTCKAPLCQQSEKQAFGDEKFSDDKPMAEGAGNISALVSYSQHSRTILKSNDAIQTNQSVAGKEVLLPSHDSKNTNFPNSISGATRRRKNPLSHVVPKSYPTRSSFVFSASKNTTPSTNITKPRTWHRTNNSSASPLSGNKPSSSANPLQRQMPKKAAFFQSPSYIRKGNSLVRKPVAVPALPQGPHSLSSSVYRMNPGVVDEVKKGTGPNSRVGAVDLRTGGANASFERPTTPPLSSVSKVPNCTSNSPGECTSSPLAEPSISDCCETAINHASSMEINDVLNSPEDGLKTFETLNQNGSVNNLEECTEQSESNLVPSNAKRLTYVKPKSNQLVATSECGRTSILNADKNQNFSAPSDGYYKKSKNQLIRTALESHIKQAVTMSDNKTNSVGQVAAKVMPSRTVGKRQSNKVVGKTHKPSKFSLVWTLHSARLSKNDGNSLRRPKVLPQLFPWKRMTYWRSFKLNSVSSCNSSLSTISRKMLLSRKRNTVYTRSINGFSIRKSKVFSVGGSSLKWSKSIERNSRKANEEATLAVAEAERKKREQKGTVSRTGKRSYSCHKVVHGTELRPGERIFRIGSLRYKMDSSRHSLQRISDDESSCSSDHLSENSTKKTYVPRRLVIGNDEYVRIGNGNQLVRDPKKRTRVLASEKVRWSLHTARLRLVKKRKYCQFFTRFGKCNKDDGKCPYIHDPSKIAVCTKFLKGLCSNPNCKLTHKVIPERMPDCSYFLQGLCTNENCPYRHVHVNPNASTCEGFLRGYCADGNECRKKHSYVCPNFEATGSCPQGSKCKLHHPKNQSKGKKSKRSIKHNNARGRYFGIDMLAPKRMVPESHRALDDDDVFFDGKFSDYIRLDVRDDDAGEIHQVMNDQMTFGDNDSSDLRLDDLDELIKPIRIMNRXKMAESFLVSEGSSVKHAALQ is encoded by the exons ATGGATCCCTCCTCCTACGTCAACCACcatcaccaccaccaccaccaacAAAACAACCACACCAGGTACGCCCCTCTCTCTCCTCCTCTTCACCTTCTTTCGCCTCCCCCCTCCCCCCTCCCCCCTCCCCTTCCCCCTCATGCTCCACCCTATCAACAAAGTCCTAACAATCTGTACCCTTCCCGCTACCACGTTCCTCCACCTCAGCCTCCGCCACAACTTGCTCCACCCCCTCCTCCACCACAACAGCCGCAACAGCAACCATATCACCCTCTCCCTGCCCCACCACCTTCAGTGCAGCGTCAGCAGCATCCTAATCATCACCCTTACAACCCTCAACATCCTCAATACACTTTCAATCCAAATTTCAATTCTAACCCTAAGCCTAACAATGTTTCCCACCAATTCCACGATTTTCCTCAACGGCGGGTGCCCGAATTCGATACCCGGCCTGAATACTGGCCCGATAATCGGGCATCCAGGCCCCATTCCGTTTCCAGTTTGGATCGGGAGGCCCGTTATCATCAGTTCGATCGGAGACCCGCCTCTTTGGCGGTTGACAGGTATAGACATGATGTAGAGGGAAGTTCTAGGTATAGAGCTCTCGAGCTGAATCTGAGAGAAAGACCGGAACTTGGTAGGGTTCACAGTGATAATTGGATTCCCGATAGAGCTTCTAGGGATTTTGGGATTGTTTCGATGGGATTTGAATCAAATTCGAATAATTCAGGCTTTTGTCATAAGGTTGCTGAAAATGTGAGATGGGGTTCACGTTTACTTGATCAGTTGATTGATAATGGAAATAATGAGATTAATGAAAGAGATGAGATGAGGGTTTTCTCGAGGAAAATTGATTATTATCAGGAATCAGAATTGGAGAGGTTTAGTGATAGGGGAAGTAGTAGAGAGGATAGCCATGAGTTTAATCGGGCTCCAAGGAAGCAAATACAGAAAAAGAGTGCTTTACTTAGGATTCAAAAGGCACAACAGAATCATAGGAATAGGGAAGATGAGAGATCACATTATATGGGCTATAATAATGAAGGGAAAACTGGTTCTTTTAGAGGAAAAGATTTGGTCTTACATTCGGATCATGGgttggaagaaagagagagaaaagttaGCCCTGTAGAGCTTGATGTGtcttttaaatcaaattcattgGTGGCTAAGGCAATTGTGGCTCCTTCTAGTTCTTCACCGGTTTCTGATTTGAATGTGAAGCCTAGGACTAGCAAAATTAGGAAAGTTATGATATTTGACAAGGCCAATGAGAGTAGGGCAAAATTAGATGTTTCTACTTCTGTATTAAATAGTGGTTCTGGTTCTGAGGACTCTAAGCAGTCTGCGGGAAAAGTTAAATCTTGTGGTATTGGTAATGTGCATGATGGTGTTACAAAGCCTAGTTCAAAAAGGACCAATGTTTCGCTTAGAAACGGTAAGTTCGAAAGATCTTGTAAGGTTACTGTAAAATTGGATGATTTGACATGCGTTACTGAAGAGACCCCAATTACTGACAAGAAACCAGAATCATTGGAGGGGAAGGGTACAATTCCTTGTATTGGTAATATGAGGGATGGTGGGTTGCAAACTTGTTCTGACAGGGCCAATGTTTCAGTTAGAGAGAATAAAGTGGAAGGTACACTTAAAAGCACTCTTTCAGATAAAAGTGGTGCTAGTGTTGGTAAACCATCCTCTCTCAAAGCtaccaagaagaaaaaaattgtgagGAAAGTGGAGAAAAAGGTTACCAATTCTCCCTTGAATTTGGCAAATTCAAAATCACCAAAAAGTTGTGATCAACCTGTTAAGGCAGATACCTCTACTTATTGTTTATCTGCTATCTCTGTGGCTGACAAGAGTGTTACACCtcctaaaatgaaaattgcTTCTGCTGCTGGGTGTTCAGCCGGTGCTGTTGGTTTGGAGTGTTGTCCTAAAGAATCAGCTCTGCTTCTTGAATATGAGAAAGTGACTGGAGCATCAAAAGACGTAGTCTCAAAGGAAGTTGGCACTGACGTTGATCCAGGTAGTTCAGTTGCACCTAAGATTAAGAGAAAGAGGAACAGCTCAACTTTGCCTTTGAGGTCTTCAGGTCATGAAGAGAGTAAAGTTGATCAGCGTTTTGTTAATTCTGATAATTCTGTCTTTGGCCTGCGTATTGTTTCAAATATCAAGGAGGACCGTACTGAAACACTAAATGAAAGTATTACATCTCGCGCTTTTAGTGTTGAAGATATTGACAAACAGTTTTACCATAGTGAAAGTAACAATGATGGCTTGTTAAGATCTGAGGACATCAATGTCCATGAGGATATTGTTGATATAGGTAGCTCATCTGTTGCAATGCATGGCACCCCTGGTTTTGAATGTGGTTCATCTAACACCCAGGAGATAAATATTGCTTGTGACATTGGCAATGTGAATTCTGGTAGCAAGCAGGCTTGTGCTACTGCTGGCAATCCAGTAGTTGAGGATGGTACTACAGGGAGATTGCCGGAAGCTAATTGTTCTGCAGGAAGCAACAAAATGCCCCATTTGCCATGCTCAGAGGAAACTCAAATTAACAGTGGTTCTATTTATGCAGACTGCTCCAACCATAACAGAAGTACAATCCACACTCCTGATATTGGTTATGTTAATTCAGGGGAGAGCAACTGTGAAATAGGTGatgattttgttaaacacCTTGTCTCTTCCACGCTGTCACTTGGGAATTGTGGAGCAGAAAGAATCCCCAATGCTGCGGAATCACCAGAATGCACTGCAGGATCTGCAGATGTGCTTACCTCTGCAAATTGTCTGGACACGACAATAATTACATCTGGCGTAAATTCCGCTCCTCCTGAAGTTATGGTTAGTGATTTTGGGTGGCTTGATACCTTCCGAGAGGTGAGTGCTAGTGCAGATGGAAAGTCTCCAgagaacaaaaagagaaaaatctcTACCTCCAGTTCTGATGTGACTGCATCTGTAATCAACGAGGGTGTTGCAGTTTCCAATATCTCTAAATCTGCTGTACAACTACCTTCCAATTTTACTGATGATCAATTGCAATTGGAACAGGCAGTTAAAGTATCAAGCATAGATGGTCTTCATAAGGAGGGGATTGATTTATTGCTTGTAAACAGTTCAGTGGTTGGACCTTCTCAGGCTGTTGGCTTTTTTAGAGATGCGTACAAGATTAATCACCCAAGGATTGATCCTTGTTCAGCTTTTATTGAGTCAGTTGCTCCAAGTTCCCCATGCCTTCATCTGTTAAAGTTGGGAGGTGACCAGTTATCAACTGCAACACAAGTTTCTGCTCAAAATAATCATCAAATTGTTGCTATGGATATTGAAGGTGATGACAGGGGAAAAGTGCATGTGGGTACTGCAGAAGagcaaaaatttatttctagtgAGGTAAGTCAATGCAGAATTACTCCAGAACATATGTCTTCGAGCTTAGATCAGAGGTTGCCTAGCACAGATGTGGAAGATGACAATCATATTCCTCTGAAGGATGATTTACCTTCTGCATTGATTTCTTTGGTTTTTGGTGTTGATGCCAATGAAGTTTCTGCTACCAACTCCAATGATGAAGTAATGCCTGCACCTGATATAGTATCTGATGTGGGTTCTCCTTATAACCATGATAACTTTGTTATAAGCGCATCAACTTGCAAAGCACCTCTCTGCCAACAATCAGAAAAGCAGGCTTTTGgtgatgaaaaattttcaGATGATAAGCCTATGGCTGAAGGTGCTGGCAACATATCTGCACTTGTGTCATATTCACAGCATAGCAGAACTATTTTGAAGTCAAATGATGCAATTCAAACCAATCAATCAGTTGCTGGGAAGGAAGTTTTGTTACCATCACATGATTCCAAAAATACTAATTTCCCCAATTCCATTAGTGGAGCAACACGTAGGAGGAAAAACCCTCTTAGCCATGTTGTTCCCAAGAGTTATCCTACTCGCTCATCATTTGTTTTTTCTGCTTCCAAGAATACAACACCTTCTACCAATATCACAAAGCCCCGGACATGGCATCGAACCAATAATTCTTCTGCCTCTCCTCTATCGGGAAATAAACCTTCCTCAAGTGCCAATCCTTTGCAAAGGCAGATGCCAAAAAAGGCTGCATTTTTTCAAAGTCCTTCTTACATTCGTAAAGGTAACAGTCTTGTCAGAAAACCTGTTGCAGTTCCTGCTCTTCCCCAGGGGCCTCATTCTTTGAGTTCATCTGTTTACCGGATGAACCCCGGGGTTGTGGATGAAGTGAAGAAGGGCACAGGACCCAATAGTAGAGTTGGTGCTGTTGACTTGAGAACAGGAGGTGCAAATGCCTCTTTTGAGAGGCCCACAACACCCCCTTTATCTAGTGTCTCCAAAGTACCAAATTGTACATCAAACTCACCAGGAGAGTGTACATCTTCCCCATTAGCAGAGCCTTCTATTAGTGATTGCTGTGAAACTGCAATAAATCATGCCAGTTCTATGGAAATTAATGATGTGCTCAATTCCCCAGAGGATGGACTGAAGACTTTTGAAACTCTAAATCAAAATGGTTCAGTTAACAATTTGGAAGAATGTACCGAGCAAAGTGAAAGCAACTTGGTCCCTTCAAATGCAAAAAGGTTAACATATGTAAAGCCAAAATCAAATCAGTTGGTTGCAACTTCAGAATGTGGTCGTACCTCTATTCTCAATGCTGATAAGAATCAAAACTTTTCTGCTCCCTCTGATGGCTACtataagaaaagcaaaaaccaACTAATTAGGACTGCACTTGAGAGTCACATCAAGCAGGCAGTTACCATGTCCGACAACAAAACCAATTCAGTGGGACAAGTGGCTGCTAAGGTTATGCCCAGTAGAACTGTTGGTAAGAGGCAATCTAATAAAG TTGTAGGAAAGACCCATAAACCTTCCAAATTCTCTCTGGTCTGGACTCTGCATAGTGCAAGGCTTTCAAAAAATGATGGCAATTCACTACGTCGTCCAAAGGTCCTTCCTCAACTGTTTCCTTGGAAAAGAATGACATACTGGAGAAGCTTTAAGTTAAACTCAGTTTCTTCCTGCAATAGTTCTTTGTCTACAATCAG TCGAAAGATGCTGCTATCAAGAAAGAGAAATACTGTTTACACCAGGTCAATTAATGGATTTTCAATTAGGAAATCAAAGGTGTTTAGTGTTGGTGGTTCTAGTTTGAAATGGTCGAAATCCATTGAAAGGAATTCGAGGAAAGCTAATGAG GAAGCTACACTAGCAGTTGCTGAagcagaaagaaagaaaagagaacagAAGGGCACTGTTTCTAGGACAGGCAAAAGAAGTTACTCTTGTCATAAGGTTGTTCATGGTACTGAACTTCGGCCAG GCGAACGTATATTCCGCATTGGTTCATTGCGCTACAAAATGGATTCTTCAAGGCATTCCCTTCAGAGGATATCAG ATGATGAGTCGTCATGCTCCAGTGATCACCTATCAGAAAACAGTACCAAAAAAACTTATGTCCCAAGGAGATTAGTGATTGGGAATGATGA GTATGTTCGAATTGGCAATGGCAACCAGCTTGTTAGAGATCCAAAGAAACGCACTCGTGTTTTGGCAAGTGAGAAAGTTCGATGGAGCTTGCACACTGCTAGGTTACGATTGGTTAAAAAGCGGAAGTACTGTCAATTTTTCACAAGATTTGGAAAATGCAACAAAGATGATGGAAAGTGTCCCTATATCCATGATCCCTCCAAAATTGCTGTATGCACAAAATTTCTCAAGGGTCTATGTTCAAATCCCAACTGCAAATTGACTCATAAG GTCATTCCGGAAAGAATGCCTGATTGTTCATATTTTTTGCAAG GTTTGTGCACAAATGAAAATTGTCCTTATAGACATGTACATGTGAATCCAAATGCCTCTACTTGTGAAGGATTTCTTAGGGGCTATTGTGCTGATGGTAACGAG TGTCGGAAGAAGCACAGCTATGTCTGTCCCAACTTTGAAGCAACAGGGTCCTGTCCTCAAGGATCTAAATGCAAGCTTCACCACCCCAAAAACCAAAGCAAGggaaagaaaagcaaaaggtCAATTAAACATAACAATGCTCGCGGGCGATACTTTGGTATTGACATGTTGGCGCCTAAAAGAATGGTGCCTGAAAGCCACCGGGCACTAGATGATGATGACGTGTTCTTTGATGGGAAATTCTCTGATTACATTAGGCTTGATGTTAGAGATGATGATGCTGGGGAAATTCATCAAGTGATGAATGATCAAATGACCTTTGGTGACAATGATTCCTCAGATTTACGGTTGGATGATCTTGATGAGTTAATCAAACCTATTCGGATAATGAATA TAAAGATGGCAGAATCATTTCTGGTTAGTGAAGGTTCAAGTGTTAAGCATGCGGCCCTGCAATAG